The Brachyspira aalborgi genome has a segment encoding these proteins:
- a CDS encoding MmcQ/YjbR family DNA-binding protein — MNKNFYIFKSKQSKQIIKYVKEKYNDELEFLWIKFPKYAIFRHKENKKWYALLVALEENKLGIVGDKIVDIIVLKNKRENIINLIDNEKYFAGYHMNKRNWFTIKLDDSITIKEIYNFIDESYNISNK; from the coding sequence ATGAATAAAAATTTTTATATATTTAAAAGCAAACAATCAAAGCAAATTATTAAATATGTGAAAGAAAAATATAACGATGAATTGGAATTTTTATGGATAAAATTTCCAAAATATGCAATCTTTCGTCATAAAGAAAATAAAAAATGGTATGCTCTTTTAGTCGCTTTGGAAGAAAATAAATTAGGAATTGTAGGCGATAAAATAGTAGATATTATAGTTTTGAAAAACAAGCGAGAAAATATTATAAATTTAATAGACAATGAAAAATATTTTGCAGGCTATCATATGAATAAAAGAAATTGGTTTACTATTAAACTTGACGATAGTATTACAATAAAAGAAATATACAATTTTATAGACGAAAGTTATAATATAAGCAATAAATAA
- a CDS encoding GNAT family N-acetyltransferase → MIIRLIPIKETEKEKFIKDLQSAFEVAVIKEYGKQDEEAIPRKDIEDSINAKGVETFNISLNNEIVGGVAIAINEKTLHNSLELFFIKENYQSKGIGLSVWKAVEKKYPNTKVWETVTPYFEKRNIHFYVNRCGFKIVEFFNPYHKDDNIDNMQENNTIGQDYFFRFEKEMK, encoded by the coding sequence ATGATTATAAGATTAATTCCTATCAAAGAAACGGAAAAAGAAAAATTTATTAAAGATTTGCAATCCGCTTTTGAGGTTGCCGTCATAAAAGAATATGGCAAACAAGACGAAGAGGCTATTCCAAGAAAAGATATTGAAGATTCGATTAATGCAAAAGGAGTCGAAACATTTAATATATCGCTTAATAACGAAATAGTCGGAGGAGTGGCAATCGCTATAAACGAAAAGACACTGCATAATTCTTTGGAGTTATTTTTTATTAAAGAAAATTATCAGAGTAAAGGAATAGGTTTGTCAGTTTGGAAAGCGGTTGAGAAAAAATATCCCAATACAAAAGTTTGGGAAACGGTTACTCCGTATTTTGAAAAAAGAAACATTCATTTTTATGTCAATAGATGCGGATTTAAAATCGTTGAATTTTTTAATCCTTATCATAAAGACGATAACATTGATAATATGCAAGAAAATAATACAATTGGACAGGATTATTTTTTTAGATTTGAAAAAGAAATGAAATAA
- a CDS encoding GNAT family N-acetyltransferase, whose product MNEYINLNLENIESEHICCAISDKKHQEGVRLKKEWLKERIKEGHIFRKLKGRGKVFIEYAPLEKSFCPVIGNNFIYIYCLWVAGSFKGKGYGKELLQYAIEDAKKQNKNGLCVISSKKKKPYLSEKKFFEKFGFKTVDNIGEYQLLSLNFKKEIPHFNETAKQMKIKNKDLTIYYSYECPFIENCINEVKEFAKENKIKLNLEKVDTIEKAKNLPCVFNNWAVFYNGEYISNLLLNKNMAEKLFKEKI is encoded by the coding sequence ATGAATGAATATATTAATTTGAATTTAGAAAATATTGAAAGCGAGCATATTTGTTGCGCCATTTCGGATAAGAAACATCAGGAAGGAGTTCGCTTAAAAAAAGAATGGCTTAAAGAGAGAATAAAAGAAGGACATATATTTAGAAAATTAAAAGGTAGAGGAAAAGTTTTTATAGAATATGCGCCGCTTGAAAAATCATTTTGTCCCGTTATCGGAAATAATTTTATTTATATATATTGTCTTTGGGTTGCTGGCTCTTTCAAAGGAAAAGGATACGGAAAAGAACTTTTACAATACGCGATAGAGGACGCTAAAAAACAAAATAAAAATGGCTTATGCGTTATAAGTTCTAAAAAGAAAAAACCTTATTTATCCGAAAAGAAATTTTTTGAAAAATTCGGATTTAAAACCGTAGACAATATTGGAGAATATCAATTATTATCTTTAAACTTCAAAAAAGAAATTCCGCATTTTAACGAAACTGCAAAACAAATGAAAATAAAAAATAAAGATTTGACGATTTATTATAGTTATGAATGTCCTTTTATAGAAAATTGCATAAACGAAGTAAAAGAATTTGCAAAAGAAAATAAGATTAAATTAAATCTAGAAAAAGTAGACACAATAGAAAAAGCGAAAAATCTTCCATGCGTTTTCAATAATTGGGCTGTTTTTTATAACGGAGAATATATTTCAAATTTGCTTTTAAATAAAAATATGGCTGAAAAATTATTTAAGGAAAAAATATGA
- a CDS encoding ribose-phosphate diphosphokinase — protein sequence MSMENEILVLSGTANPKLAEDVVKNMNLKLGDMEIRRFADGEVFVQVGESVRNKDVYVIQPTGRPSSNENWMELYCIIDALKRASAKRITAVIPYYGYSRQDRKNEPRVPITAKLVANLLTESGVGRVLSLDLHAAQIQGFFDIPVDHMQSKNIFLEKIRKDLDISNSIIVSPDIGGIGRARLIAKALKLDIAIIDKRRDRANECEVMNIIGDVKGKDAIIIDDIIDTGGTLIKSINALKQSGMRKIFVFITHAVCSGDVYERINASEIEKLYITDSLKVINERLGNKIEVISVAPAIADAIRHIHTEMSISVLFDK from the coding sequence ATGAGCATGGAAAATGAAATACTTGTTTTAAGTGGCACGGCGAATCCTAAACTTGCCGAAGATGTCGTTAAAAATATGAATCTCAAATTGGGAGATATGGAGATTCGTAGATTTGCAGATGGAGAAGTTTTTGTTCAAGTTGGAGAGTCCGTTAGAAATAAGGATGTATATGTAATACAACCTACGGGCAGACCTTCAAGCAATGAAAATTGGATGGAACTTTATTGTATTATAGACGCTTTGAAAAGAGCGAGCGCTAAAAGAATAACGGCAGTAATTCCTTATTATGGTTATTCTAGGCAGGATAGAAAAAACGAGCCGAGAGTTCCTATAACCGCTAAATTAGTTGCGAATCTATTAACCGAATCTGGAGTAGGCAGAGTTTTATCTTTAGATTTGCATGCGGCTCAAATACAAGGTTTTTTTGATATACCAGTCGACCATATGCAATCTAAAAATATATTTTTAGAGAAAATAAGAAAAGATTTGGATATATCGAATTCTATAATAGTTTCTCCCGATATTGGAGGAATAGGAAGGGCAAGATTGATAGCTAAAGCCTTGAAACTTGATATAGCTATTATAGATAAGAGAAGAGACAGAGCCAACGAATGCGAGGTAATGAATATTATAGGAGATGTTAAAGGAAAAGACGCTATTATTATTGACGATATAATAGATACGGGAGGCACTCTTATAAAAAGTATTAACGCTTTAAAACAATCTGGTATGAGAAAAATATTCGTATTTATAACGCATGCAGTTTGTTCGGGCGATGTTTACGAGAGAATTAACGCAAGCGAGATAGAAAAACTTTATATAACGGATAGTTTAAAAGTTATAAATGAAAGATTAGGAAATAAAATAGAAGTTATTTCCGTAGCTCCTGCAATTGCAGACGCCATTAGACATATACATACGGAAATGTCTATAAGCGTTTTATTTGATAAATAA
- the pth gene encoding aminoacyl-tRNA hydrolase codes for MTKLVIGLGNPGEEYKNNRHNIGFIILDKIAESLSVDFDNHKKKSLCARGKKGDIQYILLKPQTFMNLSGESAIYISKFFNVSVEDIFVIYDDMDLPFGTFKIKKGGSSGGHNGIKSLIAQLQSEDFFRIRIGIGRPSFGKKVNDYVLSSFSKSEREIIDNDISNKVIEAVKVALFESPIIAQNRFNKRVNKE; via the coding sequence ATGACTAAACTCGTTATAGGACTCGGAAATCCCGGCGAAGAATATAAAAATAATAGACATAATATAGGCTTTATTATTCTTGATAAAATAGCGGAAAGTTTGTCGGTTGATTTTGATAATCATAAAAAAAAATCTTTATGCGCAAGAGGAAAAAAAGGCGACATTCAATATATACTTCTTAAGCCTCAAACATTCATGAATCTTTCGGGAGAATCTGCTATTTATATTTCTAAATTTTTTAATGTTTCTGTTGAAGATATTTTTGTTATATATGACGATATGGATTTACCTTTTGGAACTTTTAAGATAAAGAAAGGAGGAAGTTCGGGCGGACATAACGGAATTAAAAGTTTGATAGCTCAATTACAAAGCGAAGATTTTTTTAGAATAAGAATTGGAATCGGCAGACCTAGTTTTGGCAAGAAAGTCAACGATTATGTTTTATCTTCTTTTAGCAAAAGCGAAAGAGAGATTATAGACAATGATATTTCAAATAAAGTTATCGAAGCCGTGAAAGTGGCTTTATTTGAATCGCCAATAATCGCTCAAAATAGATTTAATAAGAGAGTGAATAAGGAATAG
- a CDS encoding VOC family protein has protein sequence MKFKNFLVVVEYIEKSKKFYEDLFGLKLIKDNDGNMILTEKLALQQKSYCGKFLNKGVITKSNSEEIYQIDKSIKEIANGTFNKL, from the coding sequence ATGAAATTTAAAAATTTTTTAGTTGTAGTTGAATATATTGAAAAATCAAAAAAGTTTTATGAAGATTTATTTGGACTTAAACTAATAAAAGATAATGACGGAAATATGATTTTAACCGAAAAGCTTGCATTACAACAAAAATCGTATTGTGGAAAATTTTTAAATAAAGGAGTTATTACCAAAAGCAATTCTGAAGAAATATACCAAATTGATAAATCAATTAAGGAAATAGCAAATGGAACATTCAATAAATTATAA
- a CDS encoding modification methylase, whose product MNTVKSNNSVLNYYSNDNIDNINYNSKYDFKGECYNSLYPNLHKYPATMLPQIGLELLKEFKAKKTNLLDPYCGSGSSFSSGLEYGIKEFVGFDLNPLAILISKAKLNYIETDILNKEKNKIKNKIIKKNYNSNYEILKSKILNNIKNIDFWIEKKTQEDLIFIYSVIESIKNKPNIKNIFLLAFSETLREASYTRNNEFKLFRMQNYQNYKPDAFSIFAQKLDSIVENYLNIYKPKLKNISFHLYNSSFIPSNIMFDNILTSPPYGDSKTTVAYGQFSTFINEWLGFANARKLDSILMGGKKVKNLYTKGIIKKYIFEIEKIDKKRAFEVSSFYFDLEKSIKSLINSINIKGLSFFVVGNRRVKNIELPTDKFIAQLFEENNFKHITTIERKISNKAMPIRNSPTNKIGILSNTINKEYIIVCQKNK is encoded by the coding sequence ATGAATACGGTAAAGTCAAATAATTCCGTTTTAAATTATTATTCTAACGATAATATTGACAATATAAATTATAATTCAAAATATGATTTTAAGGGAGAATGTTATAATTCTTTATATCCTAATTTGCATAAATATCCCGCGACAATGCTGCCGCAAATCGGATTAGAATTATTAAAAGAGTTTAAAGCGAAAAAGACAAATTTATTAGACCCTTATTGCGGAAGCGGAAGTAGTTTTAGTAGCGGATTGGAATATGGAATTAAAGAATTTGTAGGATTCGATTTAAATCCTTTAGCGATTCTTATTTCAAAAGCAAAATTAAATTATATAGAAACCGATATTTTAAATAAAGAAAAAAATAAAATAAAAAATAAAATTATTAAAAAAAATTATAATTCAAATTATGAGATTTTAAAATCAAAAATTCTAAATAATATTAAAAATATAGATTTTTGGATAGAAAAGAAAACTCAAGAAGATTTAATTTTTATATATAGCGTTATTGAAAGTATAAAAAATAAACCAAATATTAAAAATATTTTTTTGCTTGCATTTAGCGAAACTTTAAGAGAGGCGAGCTATACAAGAAATAACGAGTTTAAACTTTTTAGAATGCAAAATTATCAAAATTATAAACCAGACGCTTTTTCTATATTTGCTCAAAAATTAGATTCTATCGTAGAAAATTATTTAAATATTTATAAGCCAAAATTAAAAAATATTAGTTTTCATTTATATAATTCGAGTTTTATTCCTTCAAATATAATGTTTGATAATATTCTAACAAGTCCGCCTTATGGAGATTCTAAAACCACCGTAGCTTACGGACAGTTTTCAACTTTCATTAACGAATGGCTTGGATTTGCAAATGCAAGAAAATTAGATTCTATTCTTATGGGAGGCAAAAAAGTTAAAAATCTTTATACTAAAGGAATAATTAAAAAATATATATTTGAAATTGAAAAAATAGATAAAAAAAGAGCTTTTGAAGTTTCAAGTTTTTATTTTGATTTGGAAAAGAGTATAAAATCTTTGATAAATTCTATAAATATAAAAGGGTTGTCTTTTTTCGTTGTAGGAAATCGCAGAGTAAAAAATATCGAACTTCCAACGGATAAATTTATCGCTCAATTATTTGAAGAAAATAATTTTAAGCATATAACGACAATAGAAAGAAAAATTTCAAATAAAGCTATGCCTATAAGAAATTCGCCTACAAATAAAATTGGCATTCTTTCAAATACAATTAATAAAGAATATATAATCGTATGCCAAAAAAATAAATAA
- a CDS encoding PTS sugar transporter subunit IIA: MGFFTKKIEIKSPIKGKLIDITDVKDEAFSSKALGDGMAIIPADGKVCSPIDGEVVTMIDTNHAIGLETKGVEILIHIGMDTVKLEGKHFKSNVKEGYKIKAGTLLIEFDKEEIEKEYDITSPIIISNFTELKECIKTEPREVNVGDLIMTVIK, translated from the coding sequence ATGGGATTTTTCACTAAAAAAATTGAAATAAAAAGCCCTATAAAAGGCAAATTAATCGACATAACGGATGTAAAAGACGAAGCGTTTTCAAGCAAAGCTTTGGGAGATGGAATGGCAATAATTCCCGCAGACGGAAAAGTTTGCTCTCCTATAGATGGCGAAGTTGTAACTATGATTGATACAAATCATGCAATAGGTTTGGAAACTAAAGGCGTAGAAATTTTAATTCATATTGGAATGGATACGGTTAAACTTGAAGGAAAACATTTTAAGTCGAATGTTAAAGAAGGTTATAAAATAAAGGCTGGAACTCTTTTAATAGAATTCGATAAAGAAGAAATTGAAAAAGAATACGATATAACATCGCCTATAATTATTTCTAATTTTACCGAATTAAAAGAATGCATTAAAACCGAACCGAGAGAAGTTAATGTTGGCGATTTAATTATGACGGTAATAAAATAA
- a CDS encoding sigma-54-dependent transcriptional regulator, translated as MAKILIIDDEKNIRDGIKKSLEYEGYEVATAENGDKGIDIVYKGGIDLVITDLKMPEKTGEEFLKDVLDFDKHIPVIILTGHGNIETAVDMMRLGAYDFMTKPFNLDKMLLIIARALESKNIKKTNESLERRVDYHESFYGMIGHSSKMLKVYEAIKQVARTKATVLIEGESGTGKELVANAIHQISDRAKQPYITVNCAALSEGVLESELFGHEKGAFTGAIDKKIGRFEAANKGTIFLDEIGEINQTVQVKLLRVLEERVIEHVGSNIPINVDIRVIAATNKKLSEEIKEGKFREDLYYRLNVIKIEMPPLRERREDIPLLIDNFIKEFSAVHSIEIKSVDKKVYKILSSLQWEGNVRELRNMIETMVVMSIDGKIEESNIPDWALKSNEEIFSIDKDLTLEELEKKYINYLLSRNNFNKAQVSKILGIERATLYRKLKDYNE; from the coding sequence ATGGCTAAAATACTAATAATTGACGATGAAAAAAATATAAGAGACGGAATAAAAAAATCTTTGGAATACGAAGGTTATGAGGTTGCAACCGCGGAAAATGGAGATAAGGGAATCGATATAGTTTATAAAGGCGGAATCGATTTGGTTATTACCGACTTGAAAATGCCCGAAAAAACGGGAGAAGAATTTTTAAAAGATGTTTTAGATTTTGACAAACATATTCCCGTAATAATTTTAACGGGACATGGAAATATTGAAACCGCTGTCGATATGATGAGATTAGGCGCTTACGATTTTATGACAAAACCTTTTAATTTGGATAAAATGCTTTTAATAATAGCGCGAGCTTTGGAAAGTAAAAATATAAAGAAAACTAACGAAAGCCTTGAGAGAAGAGTCGATTATCATGAAAGTTTTTACGGAATGATTGGACATAGTTCAAAAATGCTTAAAGTTTACGAAGCGATAAAACAGGTTGCAAGAACAAAGGCTACGGTTTTAATAGAAGGCGAAAGCGGAACGGGTAAAGAACTTGTAGCAAACGCTATTCATCAAATTTCAGACAGAGCGAAGCAACCTTATATAACGGTAAACTGCGCCGCTTTATCGGAAGGCGTTTTGGAAAGCGAATTATTTGGACATGAAAAAGGCGCTTTTACGGGAGCGATTGATAAAAAAATCGGAAGATTTGAAGCGGCTAATAAAGGCACAATTTTTTTGGATGAAATAGGAGAGATTAATCAAACCGTTCAAGTTAAACTTTTAAGAGTTTTAGAAGAGAGAGTAATCGAGCATGTCGGTTCAAATATTCCAATAAATGTAGATATAAGAGTTATAGCCGCAACAAATAAAAAATTATCGGAAGAGATTAAAGAAGGAAAATTTAGAGAAGATTTATATTATAGATTAAATGTTATAAAAATAGAAATGCCTCCTTTGAGAGAGAGAAGGGAAGATATTCCGCTTCTTATAGATAATTTTATTAAAGAATTTTCAGCCGTTCATTCTATAGAAATTAAATCCGTTGATAAAAAAGTATATAAAATATTATCGTCTCTTCAATGGGAAGGAAATGTAAGAGAATTAAGAAATATGATAGAGACAATGGTTGTAATGTCCATAGATGGAAAAATAGAAGAAAGCAATATTCCCGATTGGGCGTTGAAATCGAATGAAGAAATTTTTTCTATAGATAAAGATTTAACTTTAGAAGAGCTTGAAAAAAAATATATTAATTATTTATTAAGTCGAAATAATTTTAATAAAGCTCAAGTTTCAAAAATTTTAGGAATTGAAAGAGCTACGCTTTACAGAAAATTGAAGGATTATAACGAATAA
- a CDS encoding 50S ribosomal protein L25 has product MSENYTIKALQRDTKTKSVGKKLRNEGYALASLYGRGKEYSIAVELKEFYKVFSLAGQHSIITLDIENDKAREVLVKDYQIDGIKRIITHIDFYEIDRNKKIKTFVPIHIEGIPEGVRLGGGTLEQVEYELPIKAFPDSIPRELIVDVSDLKVGSSLHISDIKFPEGVDPVGDSSKAVVTVVTTQEEENVNKKEETPAS; this is encoded by the coding sequence ATGAGCGAAAATTATACTATTAAAGCTTTACAAAGAGACACTAAAACAAAAAGTGTCGGAAAAAAATTAAGAAACGAAGGTTACGCTTTGGCTTCTCTTTACGGAAGAGGAAAAGAATATTCTATAGCCGTAGAATTAAAAGAATTTTATAAAGTGTTTTCTTTAGCGGGACAGCATTCGATTATAACTTTGGATATAGAAAACGATAAAGCGCGAGAAGTTTTGGTAAAAGATTATCAAATAGACGGAATTAAAAGAATTATTACTCATATAGATTTTTATGAGATAGACAGAAATAAAAAAATTAAAACTTTTGTTCCTATTCATATCGAAGGAATTCCCGAAGGCGTTCGTTTGGGTGGAGGAACTTTAGAGCAAGTTGAATACGAACTTCCGATAAAAGCGTTTCCCGATTCTATTCCGAGAGAACTAATAGTCGATGTTAGCGATTTAAAAGTTGGAAGCAGTTTGCATATTAGCGATATTAAATTTCCAGAAGGCGTTGACCCTGTGGGCGATTCTTCAAAAGCGGTAGTTACGGTTGTCACTACTCAAGAAGAAGAAAATGTAAATAAGAAAGAAGAAACTCCAGCGTCATAA
- a CDS encoding BsaWI family type II restriction enzyme — MLNIIELNDIQNIESKYYMKPIIDAINLDISKNNLKWHEVFDRLYNYLENNKDTVKELTQKRVKEGKIKNSEQAIKSIAGGAFSNLIIWVFLKNKENNYIKENIFITSNIRRIKEWQKLFLIKVGEETQKPDVDLVIYSLNSNNDLNKCLILSLKTSLRERAGQTYKWKLLMEIAKEESKLKDKYDISYNPPVLPLVCFATVNFYNEINNPQNRGMFKFFDCAFIGKNIETKDFIKPLSYIIEYVNKELS, encoded by the coding sequence ATGTTAAATATTATCGAACTAAACGATATTCAAAATATAGAATCAAAATATTATATGAAACCTATAATAGACGCTATTAATTTAGATATATCAAAAAATAATTTAAAATGGCATGAGGTTTTTGACAGACTTTATAATTATTTAGAAAACAATAAAGATACGGTAAAAGAACTTACTCAAAAAAGAGTTAAAGAAGGAAAAATTAAAAATTCAGAGCAAGCTATAAAAAGTATAGCGGGCGGAGCTTTTAGTAATCTCATTATTTGGGTATTCTTAAAAAACAAAGAAAATAATTATATAAAAGAGAATATTTTTATTACTTCAAATATTAGAAGAATAAAAGAATGGCAAAAATTATTTTTAATTAAAGTCGGAGAAGAAACTCAAAAACCAGATGTTGATTTGGTTATATATAGTTTAAACTCAAATAATGATTTAAATAAATGTCTTATTTTATCGCTTAAAACTTCTTTAAGAGAAAGAGCTGGACAAACTTATAAATGGAAATTATTAATGGAAATTGCAAAAGAAGAATCTAAATTAAAAGATAAATACGATATATCTTATAATCCTCCCGTTTTACCGTTGGTTTGTTTTGCTACGGTTAATTTTTATAATGAAATTAATAATCCGCAAAATAGAGGAATGTTTAAATTTTTCGATTGCGCTTTTATTGGTAAGAATATTGAAACAAAAGACTTTATTAAACCGTTAAGCTACATTATCGAATATGTTAATAAGGAACTTTCATGA
- a CDS encoding GNAT family N-acetyltransferase, translating into MIRLANEKDIEQINNLLFQVHKVHSDARPDLFKAGSKKYTDEELKEIIKKDKEKPIFVYEIDEKIEGYAFCILINHNNENSLCDYKSIYIDDLCVDKNCRGKGIGKKLFDYVLEYAKKLGCYNLTLNVWEGNDRAMQFYKNIGLKIQKIGMEKIL; encoded by the coding sequence ATGATAAGATTGGCAAATGAAAAAGATATAGAACAAATTAATAATTTATTATTTCAAGTTCATAAAGTGCATTCGGATGCTCGCCCCGATTTATTCAAAGCGGGAAGCAAAAAATACACGGACGAAGAATTGAAAGAAATTATAAAAAAAGATAAAGAAAAACCGATATTTGTTTATGAGATTGACGAAAAAATTGAAGGCTACGCTTTTTGTATTTTAATCAATCATAATAATGAAAATTCTTTATGCGATTATAAAAGCATATATATAGACGATTTATGCGTTGATAAAAATTGCAGAGGCAAAGGAATTGGAAAAAAATTGTTCGATTATGTTTTGGAATACGCTAAAAAATTGGGTTGTTATAATCTCACTTTAAATGTTTGGGAAGGAAACGATAGAGCGATGCAATTCTATAAAAATATTGGACTTAAAATTCAAAAAATTGGAATGGAGAAAATTTTATGA
- a CDS encoding TIGR04076 family protein — translation MKKWYNEEYEFEIEVKGFLRGDKTEGYCRNGEEIGDKYKCSYGCPVNSEGQGICSKVMMIMFPAMEAVRSGGDLENIGGDGKYSKDIVCPDGCVIFRLMANKTGNENFFKGKFLD, via the coding sequence ATGAAAAAATGGTATAACGAAGAATACGAATTTGAGATTGAAGTTAAGGGATTTTTACGAGGAGATAAAACCGAAGGATATTGCAGAAACGGAGAGGAGATAGGCGATAAATATAAATGCTCTTATGGTTGTCCTGTTAATTCTGAAGGACAAGGAATTTGCTCAAAAGTAATGATGATTATGTTTCCTGCTATGGAAGCCGTGCGAAGCGGAGGAGATTTGGAGAATATCGGCGGAGATGGAAAATATAGCAAAGATATAGTATGCCCTGACGGTTGCGTTATTTTTAGGCTTATGGCAAATAAAACGGGAAATGAGAATTTTTTTAAGGGAAAATTTTTAGATTGA
- a CDS encoding GNAT family N-acetyltransferase has protein sequence MIKIEFREKEKKSIAYDLDKQIGECDFEETNDTWNITHTEVDSAYGGQGIAKKLVESVIQNANIRNKKLEATCSYAKKLIEKI, from the coding sequence ATGATTAAAATAGAGTTTAGAGAAAAAGAAAAAAAATCTATAGCTTACGATTTGGATAAGCAAATTGGAGAATGCGATTTTGAAGAAACAAACGATACTTGGAACATAACGCATACGGAAGTCGATAGCGCTTATGGAGGACAGGGGATTGCTAAAAAACTTGTAGAGAGTGTTATACAAAACGCTAATATACGGAATAAGAAATTAGAGGCAACTTGTTCGTATGCTAAAAAATTAATAGAAAAAATATGA
- the pth gene encoding aminoacyl-tRNA hydrolase, which yields MMKLVMGLGNPGEEYKNNRHNVGYMMLDRMAKKLNVDLEIRKKKTIFGRGKHGKMEYLLLKPLTFMNLSGEAALYMASFMKIAVDDIIVIYDDMNIPVGKFKVIPAVEENDIYNSKEAREGPLKHNGIKSIEDSLKSDNFTRIGVGIGKPDKNEEPADFLLAPFTKEERKNIKSISEEIVDAACIALFESPKAAKNKYHD from the coding sequence ATGATGAAATTAGTTATGGGACTTGGAAATCCCGGCGAAGAATATAAAAATAATAGACATAATGTCGGCTATATGATGTTAGATAGAATGGCTAAAAAGCTTAATGTCGATTTGGAAATAAGAAAAAAGAAAACGATATTTGGAAGAGGCAAGCATGGAAAAATGGAATATCTTCTATTAAAGCCTCTTACTTTCATGAATCTTTCGGGAGAAGCCGCTTTATATATGGCAAGTTTTATGAAAATAGCCGTTGACGATATTATCGTAATTTATGACGACATGAATATACCCGTAGGAAAATTTAAAGTTATTCCCGCAGTAGAAGAAAACGATATTTATAATAGCAAAGAAGCAAGAGAAGGACCGCTTAAACATAACGGCATTAAAAGTATAGAAGATTCTTTAAAGAGCGATAATTTTACAAGAATAGGCGTAGGAATAGGAAAGCCCGATAAAAACGAAGAGCCTGCCGATTTTTTATTAGCTCCTTTTACAAAAGAAGAGAGAAAAAATATAAAAAGCATATCGGAAGAAATAGTTGACGCCGCTTGTATAGCTTTATTTGAATCTCCGAAAGCGGCTAAAAATAAATATCATGACTAA